GGGACTCGTCGCGCTCGAAGCCATCGCCTGCGGGACACCCGTCGTCGGCGTCCGCGAGGGCGCACTCCGGGATACGATCGACGACGGTGTCACCGGTTATCACTACGAACCGGGTGATATCGACGGCTTCCGCGACGGCATCCGGCGGGCGATCGCCACCCGCGAGACGCTCCGGGAGAACTGCCTGGCACGTCGCGAGCCGATCAGCGTTGAACGCGCCGTCGACGACCTCACGGCCGTCTACGATCGGGTCCGCCGCGCTCTCGCGCCGCGCGCCTGACCCGAGAATCGAACCGGTCGAACCGGTCGAACCCAGTTAGTCGTCTTCCAGCGCGTCGCCGATACGCTGGAGCTGTCGGGTGATGTCGCGGACCTCGTCGCGGAGCTGTCGGACCTCGCGGACGAGTTCCTCGTTGCCGGCGCTCTCCTCGCGGCCGCGTTCGGGACCGCCCATTCCGGGCGGACCGCCACCCATGCCGCCCGGCCCGCCGCCGCCCATCATGCCGGACATCATCTGTGCGAAGGGATTCCCGCCGCCCATGCCGCCCGGTCCGCCCTCGCCGCCCATCATCTCCTCGGGACCGGGACGCTCGCCATCCTCGCGCTCTTTCTCGCGGCGCTCGCGGATCTCCTCGACGCGCTCGCGGAACGACTTCTCCTCCCCCTCGGCGTCGCCGTCGCTCTCGGCCGTGCCCTCGTCGGCCGCTCCGGCGTCGGTCGGTTCCTGCGCGTCTTCGACCTCGTCTGTGGCGTCGTCGTCTGCCATGGTCCCCGGTTCGCCGTCACGACCGAAAGGGTTGTTGGTCTCCCGAGGGGCCCGCTCTCACAGCGTGCCCCCGCCGACGATCGTCGGCCCCGTCGGCCCCGTCGGCCCCGCTCGTCAGTCGATCCGCATCGCCAGCCCTCTGATCCGGTCGGCCTCGGCGGGGTTGTCGCGGTCGGCCTCCTGGTCGGCCAGCGCTCGGAGCGCCTCCAGGATCTTCTGTTTCTCCTGTGGCGTCACCTCGATGTCGATGGTGTACGGTCCGGCCATACGCCGTTGCCTACCCACCGGACGGGCAAAACTCCACAGGCCAGTCTGGGGGCCGAGGACCACCCGGCGGCGTCGGAGGCGAGATTCGGTCCGAATTTGGGTGAGAACTCGGAAAGCACTCTTTTGTCCCTCGGTTGTCCCCGGAGTCGGGGAGAGTGGAGCGAGACAATGACGCACCAGATCGGAGGATCGCATGGCGGCCTGTGACCACTGCGGGCAGCACGTCTCCGACCGGTTCGCCCGCGTCTTCGCGGACGAGCTGGGCCGGATACACGCCTGCACGAACTGTGCGCCGAACGAGGGGATCGCGGAGGTCGCCCGACGGCGCGCGCGAGGGGCGTAGCGTCCGCCCGAAACGGACCATTTAGGCCTCTCGCGTCCCGACCGATGGACAATGAGTGCGACTCCGAGCGAGGTCTCCCGGACGAAAGCGTGGGTGATGGCCGCCCGGCCACAGACGTTGCCGGCGGCCGCCGCACCCGTCGTCGTCGGGACCGGCCTCGCGATCCACGACGGCGTCTTCGCCGCCCTGCCCGCACTGTTCGCCCTCGTCGGCGCGGCGCTCATCCAGGTGGCGACCAACTTCGCGAACGACTACTACGACGCCGTCCAGGGGGCCGACACTGAGGCGAGGGAGGGATTCACGCGCGTGACCGCGTCGGGGCTCATCTCCGCACCCGAGGTCAAACGCGCGATGTACCTCACGTTCCTCGCGAGCGTCCTCGTCGGCACCTACCTCGTCTCCGTCGGCGGCGTCCCCATCCTCGTCGTCGGTCTCCTCAGCGTCGCCTCGGGCATCGCCTACACGGGCGGGCCCTATCCGCTCGGCTACCACGGCCTCGGCGACGTGTTCGTCTTCGTCTTCTTCGGCGTCGTCGCCGTCACCGGCACGTACTACGTCCAGGCCGCCGCGGTGCTGTCCGGCGCGTTCCCCCTCGGCGTTCCGCCCGGGACGATCACCACCGCGGCCCTCGTCGCGTCGCTCCCGATCGCGGCGGTGTCGACGAACATCCTCGTCGTCAACAACCTCCGGGACAGAGAGGAGGACGCCCGGACCGGCAAACGGACGCTCGTCGTCCGGTTCGGCTCCCGGTTCGGCCGCGCGGAGTACGTCGCGCTGTTCGCGCTCGCGTACGCCGTCCCCCCGTACCTGCTCTCGCTGCCCGGCTTCGAACTCCCCGTGTTGCTCCCGCTGCTGTCGCTCCCCCTCGCCGTCGCCGTCACGCGGACGGTTCTCACCGAGTCCTCGGGGGGCGCGCTGAACCCCGCGCTCGAACAGACCGGCAAGACGCTCGCGCTGTACGCCGTCCTCGCGGCGGTCGGGTTCGCGCTGTGACGGGCGTCGAAGACGAGGGCGCGTGGGACGGCCCGGACCGATGACCGTCGACGTTTCCCCGTTCGACCTCCCGCTCCGGACGTCACTGTCGACCGCCCGGGGGCCGATCGACCGCCGCCGCGGCTTCGTCCTCAGAGGCACTGTCGACGGCAGCGAGGGCGTCGGCGAGGCCACCCCCCTGCC
This Salinigranum marinum DNA region includes the following protein-coding sequences:
- a CDS encoding 1,4-dihydroxy-2-naphthoate polyprenyltransferase; this encodes MSATPSEVSRTKAWVMAARPQTLPAAAAPVVVGTGLAIHDGVFAALPALFALVGAALIQVATNFANDYYDAVQGADTEAREGFTRVTASGLISAPEVKRAMYLTFLASVLVGTYLVSVGGVPILVVGLLSVASGIAYTGGPYPLGYHGLGDVFVFVFFGVVAVTGTYYVQAAAVLSGAFPLGVPPGTITTAALVASLPIAAVSTNILVVNNLRDREEDARTGKRTLVVRFGSRFGRAEYVALFALAYAVPPYLLSLPGFELPVLLPLLSLPLAVAVTRTVLTESSGGALNPALEQTGKTLALYAVLAAVGFAL
- a CDS encoding DUF7563 family protein, which encodes MAACDHCGQHVSDRFARVFADELGRIHACTNCAPNEGIAEVARRRARGA